A window of Nicotiana sylvestris chromosome 8, ASM39365v2, whole genome shotgun sequence genomic DNA:
ATTTTTGCCCAAGTTTTGACAAGAGTGACAAGTGTAGATGCATCAGCAATTAGATGCCAAACACAAACACCAATGGAAATTCCTCCACAAGGAACTTTGTCACTTGAATTGCTAGCAAAACTTGATCACTTGGTTCTTTAGATCTTGTATGAGGATGGCATGGAAGCAGTTGAGACAGAGTTCCAATTTTTGGGTCATTGACAATGTTGGACAAGGTAATGTTGCTTACATTTGCTTCAAGAAAAACCACTCCTTTATCGTTGCATTCGATTGTGAAATCATCCTTTATTCTTCCAGCTAGAGGGTACATATAATTCAAGGTTTTTGAGAGGGACTTTTTGAGGTGATCATGGGAGAATTTGGTGGTTGAGTCATAGAAGAGGACAATAGGAACATAAGGACCTGGGGTTAATTGATCTATAAGGGAAAGCTTGTAATCTATTTGGCTTAGAGGTGTTGGAGTAGATGGTCTGATTGTACCTTTGTGAGTAATTTCAACTTTCATTTCCATCTTCCCTCACTGTATAGCTAGATAAGATTTTAATGAAATGCTTGCTTGATGAGTTCCACATGTATTACACTATTATATAAAGGGCAAGATGTTTTATAACTATATGGGATTACAAACAATTTCAATAGACAAACATACTATAAAACAACTTACCAAAATATTACTAACATACTATACAACAACTTACCAAAAGATAAACATACTATACAACAACTTACCTAAATATAAACATACTGTACAACAACTTACCAAAATATGCAGGATTACCTTTGCTCTTTGAAAACTGAAGTTCTTTTCCCAGTTTATTTGGGTTTCCTAGAGTAAGGTTTAAAAGT
This region includes:
- the LOC138875427 gene encoding vinorine synthase-like; translation: MEMKVEITHKGTIRPSTPTPLSQIDYKLSLIDQLTPGPYVPIVLFYDSTTKFSHDHLKKSLSKTLNYMYPLAGRIKDDFTIECNDKGVVFLEANVSNITLSNIVNDPKIGTLSQLLPCHPHTRSKEPSDQVLLAIQVTKFLVEEFPLVFVFGI